A region of the Anolis carolinensis isolate JA03-04 chromosome 1, rAnoCar3.1.pri, whole genome shotgun sequence genome:
AGGGCTGCAGCCTCTGCTGACTTCCCCTTTCAGTAGAAATTCCTTTCCACTTTTCAAAAAGAGTATAAatgggaaaagagggaggggaaaggaaTCAAGCAGAAGCATAAAGGCTAATTTATgagttttaaaccacttcttgaGATGCACTAAGGGAATTAATGTCAAAACCGAATATATATTAGTAGGTGCATAGTTATGGGGATGAGATCAGAATGTTACAGGGTACAAAAGGATGCAATGTGTGACACTGTCCATAAACCTTCAAAGGTTATATGAGGTAATACAAGTCCGGATATTTGTTATCACATAGTTCTGAACGGAGAACTTTTTGTCAGCATGACCTAGTGCGAATACTAAGCAGGATGATATTTCAATAAATGCTGAAAGTGGGGTTTAAAAAAGGTTcagaaagaaaatgggaaagaCATGCGGCAAGCAAAGGTTTTGAGGAGAAGCTGCCTGCATCCCATCTAATTAATAAGCTGGTCCTGTTACATATGCAGTATTGTGTATGGAAACACCAACAAAATCTACAAACCTGTGGAATGCATGTAGAATTGCATGTTATAATCAAAACTTcaaaacatgtattttaaaaataatctttggCTATTGCTTTAGCATTGACATGTGCTTTAATATGTTATCTACTGTGTTCATTTTTACTAGAAATGTTTGTCTCTTTTCAAAAGAGCATTGTAGCTTCTGATCGTACAGCTAACAAATGCCGAATGATACAGTATGACTGTTAAGAAATTCTACCTGGCAAAACCTCtcctttaaaacaaaaacaaatctgttACATCTCTATTGAAACATATTTACAAATAACATGATTTATGAGCATTGTTACTTGCAGAAAACTGTATTTCTGAAAAATAATCAATTGCCCATATGTATTGAGTTCTTCAAATGTGGGCTGCTCTGGAAATCTGCATTACAGGGGACATATTTTTCATaccattcatacacacacatacacgtacATAGAATGTTTCCAAGTGAAATAATCCATATGTGTACATCACAgttaaatgaaatgaaaactgGAAAAAAGATACAAATTCACATTGCCATTGATATTTAAAGTGAAATGTAAGCTTCCTCCCTCAAAATAGACTCTTTCAGAATGGTTGAAATAAAACAGACTTCTTTGTAGGTCTCCAGTGAGCAAGTGATCTTTATGATAGCTTATCTTCATGTTTTCAGAATGTTAGGGTCTGTTTCCCCATACTTCTGTGGCTCTGGGTAATGTCATGGTAGTGAGCAAGGAAGCTGGCCAAAGCATCTCGTAGACCAAGCGAAACAATTGTTCTGCCCTCCTGAACCTCTCAGATCGTGTTATGTGGTGTCACTTTTTTTTACAGGAGCTGCCCTTTTAAAAATGGCTCGTATTACTCTGGAAGAACTCAATGAAATGAGTGACGAGGTCCTTGATGAAGAAGATGAACCAATGGATGGGGAGGAACAGAACAGGCTCTTTACTCATTGGGAGACAGTAGCCAGTACTCACCAAGTGTCACTTCCTCAAGGTATGAAGTCATATTGCTGTGAGGCCCAATAAAACTGAATATAAATGCATCTTCAATGAGAAGAAGCTATGCTCTGAAGGGTGAGGTCTGTCTCCTCTGGTTTGTACAGCTGTGGGCAACCTCCAGCTTGTGAGTGTCCCCTCCCATACTTTGTGTGGGctttctgcttttgtttttgtgtttctcCCAAAACAGTTGTCATATTTTATCAACTCTGATGGGTTAAAAAAATACTGAAATGTGATTCCGTAAGGGAAGAGTGGTAACTTTACAACTTACCTGCCATGCAATACTGTGCAAGACTGTCTCTGGGAGATAAAAGGAAGGCAAAACTTGCTTCAGGTTGACATAAAAGACAGCCAAATAACATTGTACCATTCTGGTTTCTGTTATGAACCAAAAGAAAAATGTCACCTGGGCTTAGTCTTAAGAGAAAATATTTGGAAGAAGATTGAGGATGTGCCGTTAACTTAGAATTAATGAAAAGTCAAAAGATGAAACCTAAAGAAAGAATAGAAAAGATAAAGATTCCTTGAACTCCAAAAAGCAATAGAAACCTAGTTTAAAGATAGTGACGTCCAAAGTAGGCAAGACTAATTCCATAAATTGCTTTTCAGAAATAAAGTGCAGGTAGGGCAGGTGAGACATAGTCCCAATGGGTTGGTTTAACCCTTTCTTCTCCTGTAGTCTTAATCCATATTAGCAAACATGGTGCTCGAAGGAGAGGAATTAATATTTGTCTTTGTTGCTACTGCTGGAATAAGCTCCGCATCCCTCACTTCATGGCCTGATTGAAACTCCCTGCACCTGCAGTTAGCTTTGAAAAAGTCATTAATGTCATTTCAAGTTGTATGCaaatactttgtccaattctgCTCTTTGAGATCTTGGGTGGCAGTTTTTCTGCTAGCCTAAAAGTTGATTCCCAGTTGgttctatcatctatccatcagTGAGGTGCGGGTGATAGGAGGAGAAAGTGTTAGCATCCATTTCTGTGTCCATATTACCTTAAGAACTGTTCCCAGCTAAATGGTTTGTATCTTTAAATCTTTATACAGTATGGAGACTGTATACAGTATGAAATCTTCACAAAGGTTGCAAATTTAGAAATCTACAGGTTTGGGGAAATTTTGAAGACATTTTCCAGGTTTAACATTCAACATTTCCcaatttcctctttttttatAGAGATGGCGGGTCCAATAGTGCAAATGACACGCAATAACCAGGCACGTGAGCCTGTGCCCTATGCAACTTTATCACAGCATGAGAAGGTGAGCAGTCATATATATACAGACTTTCATTTCCTGAGAGCTATGGAGTGCCGTTCCTAAAGACAGGTCTGTGTAAATACCACAGGGTCCTATCATTGTGGTATACTGAGGAATAAAGAGTTTGAGGAATGTTGTGTGATACCACATTGTGTTTATTTCCCTTTTCTTGAGAATCCAGTTACTAATTCTGCCTTTCTCGCCATCTTTTTTGATATAATCTTATACCAATCTGTTCTCCCCCTGACAGTGCCTCTTTCTATGTGTCTAAtcagaagaaagaaaatgtggaGTGTATTTCCAAATCCATCTGAATACATTTTAAAGGAACCGAAAAAATGTGCTGGGGATCTGCAATTGAAATGATCTCTGTCATTCCTTGCTCATATATTATTTCTATGCCAAACATGTAACGTATTTACATATATCTCAGCGATATTTAACCTTTTATTATGGAATTATTAAAGAAACAAATTTGGTAACAAACTCCACATTTTTTTCTCTATCTTGTAAATATATTTCTAAGTATATGTCCTCATGGCATTTAGGGTACAGCAAACATGCATCTATAGCACTTTATTGCTCTTTTCCCCCCTTGGAACAAGGGAATTGTGTTTGAATTGAGAGAGCTTGATCCCCTGCCCACTGCTGTTCTTCGCAATTAAATGTGTCAGTGACTTAAAGTGTGATTTGGCTCTCCAGAAGACACAATTTGAAGTGTTGTCTTGTGGTCCTTTTGGCATGCTAGGCCTGTGACTTTAGTTTTTTTGGCATATAGTTTGTGGAACATTGGTCACTGGtctgaaatattttaattatgtaacctTAAAATGTTGCTTATTGATTTTAATTCcatcatgtatgtgtgtatatatatcttcaagtcacctgttgacttaatgGCCATAAAGATAACTTCTCATAGGAATTCTGCCACTGTCTTTGTATTAATTCTCTCAAACTGAATCTCAGAAGATTCTCTTGGTTGGAGATTTCTTCCCCTTTTTTTATAAGTCATTAGAATCACATGGACATTTTTCCGGTGGAGCCATTTTCCCTCATATCAATGTAAAACAGTGTTTTAGAGAAGCAGAATTCTCAGCCAATAACAATTAGAACTATCTGGAGTAACAAATTGCAGGTGTCTCCTAAAATATAATAGAAGCAAAAAAACATACAAGAAGGGGTAAAATATGTAACAAACATTTTCTTTCATGCTTTCAGAACAGATCGTATTTGTGCTTAAGTGGTTTTTGTaccacattttgtttgttttaagttatatttggaaaagaaaaagatgagcATTGTTTCTTAGTATAATAGCCACATATATCTCTAGTGTTACCTGAGAAAACAACAGTTCAAATAACTATTCCAATTAGAAATTCTAGATTTTTGTAATATAACAATTCACTATTTAAAGCAATGTGCTCTATGATAAAATATGGAAGGTATTAGACTGGCAGTAGTCTCCCAGTAATCAGTAGTAATACAGATAAGAGAGTCCCAGACATTATGTCAATAACGcctttgtttggtttggttaaaAGGGATGATCAAATtaaaacccttttatttctcctccttctttttccttgGTAAATACCAATCTGAGGTTATGATAATGAGACCTGTGACTTTTTGCATTTACCATACAATTATGTTTGGCAGTGAAACGGATGCTTTTTTGGTACAAGGCGGAGAGTAGAAACTGAAGTGACATTGcgttttctttttctaaaatgcCAAAGCTTTTCCAATATGTCATTTCCATTCTGCACTGTTTGAAAGCCAAAAGATAGACCTGGCTTTCACTGGCTTTCACTGGCTTTCACTGGCTTTCActgtctcttctttcttcttggctCAGTGTGAAGAGTTAGCATACGAGGAACGGCTGTACCCAGCTGGGAAATGGGCATGCATCACCAAACAAGAACCCAAGTATGAGCAGACCATCTCTATGGGCTTCATGAAATTAATACGTTACATCTGCAAGGAGAACTCCCTAGGTATGTGCAAACAATTGCGATAAGAATTGTAGTCATCTGCAGCAATTGGATTAATTTGAGATTGGAAATGCATGGGATTGGTTTCCTACCATCTTCTTTCACCGTCTGATTGTGTGCATTTCTTATCTAGGCCGCCACTTGGGAATGACTGTTCCAGTGATCAATGAAATCCAACTGAATAAGGAAGGCACAGAATTGCTCCAAGAAGTCACTACGGCTTATTACCTCCCTGAGGAATTTCAACACAGCCCCCCTCTTCCCCTTGACCCAGAAATCCAAATCCAAGAGAGAGCACCATTTCACGTTATCACCAGGTGGGCCCTGACTCGTGTGTACTAAAGATATATTTTGGGTTTCAAAGGCTTCTTAGTGAAACAGGGAAGGTCTGATACTTTCTCAGCTAGGAGAAAGGGAATACATGACAGGGAAGATGGTAGTTAGGGGAGCACAGATTGTGGAAGACTGAAAAATCCTCTTGAAAAGATAATTGTCTGTTGGGGCAGTCATTCCtaggaggaccccccccccccccaattccaaaATCAGAAGGTATGTACAGGTGAGTGAGTAGGTCAGTTAGTAGGAAACTAGGATGTTCTTACCAACACTGGATCTTTAAGGGACGTTGTTTTGTTGTTGACCTTGTGTAAAGGGTGTTTTATGGGACGACTACAGAAGAAACAATCCTACGGGAGATCCGTCTTCTCTGGGAGTTGCTGGGCTCTACAGATAACGTGCTCCGGGAAACCTACGTGGTGGCTGCATACCAGAATCCCGCTGTCCCTGATCGTCGCAATGAGATCTGGTTTATCCGGCGAGCAGACTGAAAGTGCAGTGAATTCCTGACAAGATCACAATCCACCCTGTGACTGGATCCCGGTTTAGATGGCAGTTCTAGTCCGAAGGAGATGAATGCACATCCCGACTCACTATAGAATAGATGAGCCGCTCCTTTACCCCTGAGTGAACCATGGGGTTATGTTCCTCCCTATGAGCTCACAGCCAGGGGAAGACTAATGCACCCAGATCTCTCCCGTGGAAGGGTTCCACCCCACTCCTATAGGGATGATATGGCATTATGGTGGCAAAGGTGGAGAGGATATTGGATAGAAGAAGTGCAAGCTTCCATGGTCCCCAACAGTCTGTGTTACAGTGGAAGAATGTAGCTGCTGAGCAATCCATGTGGCGCATTTCAAGGGTTAGGTATTGATTCTGAAATGAAAGGGGAGAACAGGTCCAGACACCGCTGCCCGTAGCTGTGTCTGTAATGGACAGATAGGAATGGATGAGGCACAGGCCAGGACCTACATTACTTATAAAAGGAAAATTTCACTTCTGATGCCAAACAGCATCACTTTTAGTCATGTATATGGAAGGTTACTAGTCACCATATTCTTCAACAGCAGTGAAGCTCCATTCCTGCAGCTTGGGATGGAATAGCTTTAGACATTCTTGGCTGGAATAATTTGAGAACATGTCCAGGAAATCCCTGTCAAAGCCTATGGCCAGAGGAAGAACTGAGAAGTGCAGTTCAGGGAGACTCTTCTCTTTGGCATAAGATCCTGCTGGCTTTTTCTTTTGCCCTGTGGGTACTCTTAAGGGTACTCCTGCCTATCAGCCAGCTGGAGCCTTTGCCCACTTCCTCTCAATCAGGTGGGCCCAAGGGCTTGGTGCGAGTTAAACAGGCCATATATCTGTAAGTTGTCATTGGCAGCATTTTTGTTGCTGTGTGTTGTGTTGTGCATTGATTGGTTGGTTTCACACTCATGAATGCTGCTGTCCTCTCTCAAGTGAGGATGGTGGAACAAAGCAAACCTGAAATAAAATCTAGCTCAAACCTCACActtttggtttttcttttgtgtgtgtctcCTTGGAATGGTATTTACTTAATTTCTGTGATACCTAACTCCAGGGTTTGAATATACATTTGGCCTTTCGTATCCATAGTTTCAACCATTTTACCATACCATTGCATATAGTTGGAatagagcatccacagattttggtatccacatgaGGTCCTAAAACTAAACCCCTGTGGATATGAAGGTCAGTTCTTGGGTGGCCAGCTTGAAAACAGCTGACATCTGATGAGAACAGCTGCTTGCTTAGAACTTGATAGATAATTTCAACATAAAGAAGCAGATATAAGGGAATGACACCCTGCCTCTTCAAATTACTGTAATCCTCACCCAGAATTGTTCATAACTCATACTGAAACACAGTCCCAATAGAACTGGAGTCTTTCACATTAGAAAGGATATTCAAAATGGTATAATATTGAACATCTTGCAGTTATGTTTTGCACAACTGCAGTCAGAATGGCAGTCAACTGAGCTATGTAATTGTCTGCACTACTGCAAATGTAATTCACTTATTTCAGTCCTGAATATCCGTACTTTACCTTCTTTTTCAAAATGGGATAGGCACAGGGCTCCAAAATTAACTGAAAATTAGTCAAAACCTCAGCCCAGAAGTGACTGGGAGTACTTCCAATTTTGATTGGGGAGTGTTGTGGGTTTTACTCAGCCATTATTCTTGGAAACTTTCAAGAGCAGCAATTAATtatttcagagggtttttttcaCTCCCAGTATTTAAATTTTGAAGAGGTGAAGGGGCCATGGGAACTGAAAAGGAGGATTTGGGCAGCATATGGCCTATGGGCCTCACTTTCCACATCCCTGCTTTAAAAGCATAAACACTGGAAGCATAAAACATCACATTCATAGGGATTAGCAGCTATCCCAGCACCTCCATGTAGTTAACTTTAATATTATGCATGACAGCGAAAATACTGTAGAGTGCCACACTCCAGAGTCAATTGTAAAGCATCCTGTGGTTACTGGAGTGTGGGAATCTGAATTTTATAGCTTTCTTGTTAGGTCTTGAAGTTCATAATGAAATGGCAAGGTTCTCATCACCTTTACTACTATTTTAGATAGGATCAAGTCACCTTTTTGCAGAGGTAAGTCAATTTTCTAGCAGTGATTAATCATCCCTTCAGGGATTATTCTTTAATAACACCCTGTTGAGCaacttctttttattattgtgaCAAATCAAAGGTCTAAGAAGAAgagaaaacacattaaaaacacagAAGCATTGTGAAGCCTCTACTGAATGTAATTCTGAGAAGCATTTGCCATcctaatatttgaaaatatattaaatttcAGGTAGTTGTCAAGGTGATAAAATaatctgagtttttaaaaaagttgacACTGATAAAGGTACAAATCGTGAATGAAATCAACATTTTTAAATGATTGAATCTAGGTGATTAACTCGCTGAGGTATATTTTACTTTGCATTTTAAAGCAAACTCATCAAAGTTTTGAG
Encoded here:
- the LOC100552057 gene encoding heme-binding protein 1 isoform X1, with amino-acid sequence MAMGRSLLLLGRKRQTPKQVCCSEHTAAKENRKSLLQHHLDRSPFLGREGDVIGSRPRPAAPRSSDFRVENGAEEEVPGAALLKMARITLEELNEMSDEVLDEEDEPMDGEEQNRLFTHWETVASTHQVSLPQEMAGPIVQMTRNNQAREPVPYATLSQHEKCEELAYEERLYPAGKWACITKQEPKYEQTISMGFMKLIRYICKENSLGRHLGMTVPVINEIQLNKEGTELLQEVTTAYYLPEEFQHSPPLPLDPEIQIQERAPFHVITRVFYGTTTEETILREIRLLWELLGSTDNVLRETYVVAAYQNPAVPDRRNEIWFIRRAD
- the LOC100552057 gene encoding heme-binding protein 1 isoform X2, coding for MARITLEELNEMSDEVLDEEDEPMDGEEQNRLFTHWETVASTHQVSLPQEMAGPIVQMTRNNQAREPVPYATLSQHEKCEELAYEERLYPAGKWACITKQEPKYEQTISMGFMKLIRYICKENSLGRHLGMTVPVINEIQLNKEGTELLQEVTTAYYLPEEFQHSPPLPLDPEIQIQERAPFHVITRVFYGTTTEETILREIRLLWELLGSTDNVLRETYVVAAYQNPAVPDRRNEIWFIRRAD